One window from the genome of Amycolatopsis sp. NBC_01480 encodes:
- a CDS encoding PQQ-dependent sugar dehydrogenase, whose amino-acid sequence MRTRYRWSSPLALLACGGLLLSGCARFDNTAAGQTFSPAPVPSPESPPQVQGPGGDSGAGPSNPGGSQQSPTPVPPPQGCKDFDKAVIATCLDTVAAVAGLPGDGTTPSALAGERKSGRVLLATAGHDATTFEQLDVQATGDGGLTGLALSPSYVEDQLVFAYVTTATDNRVVRFAKGQPAKAVLTGIPKGATGNRGALASDGHGALLVATGDAGNPSAAADAKSLAGKILRIDTSGNPAADNPAPGSAVFASGLHSPGGICGSADGKRLWVTDQPGSADAVYRVQAGQQLTVPAWTWPDKPGVAGCADFIDANGILAVASSGGLQNLPVNADGAVTGKPTISLDGKGKPPTTYGRLAGMGMINPQVAVAGTANKDGGKPVSSDDRVVLITISQTNGGQGKD is encoded by the coding sequence GTGCGTACCCGGTACCGGTGGTCCTCGCCGCTGGCCCTGCTGGCCTGCGGCGGTCTCCTGCTTTCCGGCTGCGCCCGGTTCGACAACACCGCCGCGGGCCAGACGTTCAGCCCCGCGCCCGTCCCCAGCCCCGAATCGCCCCCACAGGTCCAAGGCCCCGGCGGCGATTCCGGTGCCGGCCCCAGTAATCCGGGCGGGTCCCAGCAGTCGCCGACGCCGGTCCCGCCGCCGCAGGGCTGCAAGGACTTCGACAAGGCTGTGATCGCCACCTGCCTGGACACGGTCGCGGCCGTGGCCGGGCTGCCCGGCGACGGCACCACGCCCAGCGCCCTCGCCGGCGAGCGGAAATCCGGCCGCGTCCTGCTCGCCACCGCCGGCCACGACGCGACGACGTTCGAGCAGCTCGACGTCCAGGCCACCGGCGACGGCGGTCTGACCGGGCTGGCGCTTTCGCCCAGTTACGTCGAGGACCAGCTCGTGTTCGCGTACGTCACGACGGCCACGGACAACCGCGTTGTGCGCTTCGCGAAGGGCCAGCCAGCGAAGGCCGTACTCACCGGCATCCCGAAGGGCGCGACAGGCAACCGCGGCGCGTTGGCCAGCGACGGCCATGGCGCGCTTCTCGTCGCGACCGGCGACGCCGGCAACCCGTCCGCGGCCGCCGACGCGAAGTCGCTCGCGGGCAAGATCCTGCGGATCGACACCTCCGGCAACCCCGCCGCGGACAACCCGGCGCCGGGCTCCGCGGTGTTCGCCTCCGGCCTCCACTCCCCCGGAGGCATCTGCGGTTCGGCTGACGGCAAGCGCCTGTGGGTCACCGACCAGCCGGGCAGCGCGGACGCCGTCTACCGCGTCCAGGCGGGCCAGCAGCTCACGGTGCCCGCGTGGACGTGGCCCGACAAGCCGGGCGTCGCGGGCTGCGCGGACTTCATCGACGCGAACGGCATCCTGGCCGTCGCCTCCTCCGGCGGCCTGCAGAACCTGCCGGTCAACGCGGACGGCGCCGTCACCGGCAAGCCCACCATCAGCCTCGACGGCAAGGGCAAGCCCCCCACCACGTACGGCCGCCTCGCCGGCATGGGCATGATCAACCCCCAGGTGGCCGTCGCGGGCACCGCCAACAAGGACGGCGGCAAACCCGTCTCCAGCGACGACCGCGTGGTGCTCATCACCATCAGCCAGACCAACGGCGGGCAGGGCAAGGACTGA
- a CDS encoding PH domain-containing protein, whose translation MDGKEQDQSVDEGRKAVFKIPSTAYLAIGLLTVCVTPIALGEIGGLQWLYVFPIGLFVFVARWRTVATKQGLAVRTVFGHRELPWSSLKGLAITGKSRVRAVLRDDTQISLPTVRTRHLPVLALVSEGVVKDPSGQLGDDDVKTGKSDGAEAGTTPEPASEPAAETAPAETTGSEAKPGE comes from the coding sequence GTGGACGGAAAAGAGCAGGACCAGAGCGTGGACGAGGGCCGCAAGGCCGTCTTCAAGATCCCCAGCACGGCCTACCTGGCGATCGGGCTCCTGACCGTCTGTGTGACACCGATCGCACTGGGCGAGATCGGCGGACTGCAGTGGCTGTACGTCTTCCCGATCGGGTTGTTCGTGTTCGTCGCGCGGTGGCGGACCGTCGCGACCAAGCAGGGCCTCGCCGTGCGGACCGTGTTCGGCCACCGCGAGCTGCCGTGGTCGTCGCTCAAGGGGCTGGCCATCACCGGCAAGTCTCGAGTCCGCGCCGTGCTGCGGGACGACACGCAGATCTCGCTGCCCACCGTGCGGACGCGGCACCTGCCCGTGCTCGCGCTGGTCAGCGAGGGCGTGGTCAAGGACCCGAGCGGGCAGCTGGGCGACGACGACGTCAAGACCGGGAAGTCCGACGGAGCGGAGGCCGGGACCACTCCGGAGCCCGCTTCCGAGCCCGCGGCCGAAACCGCTCCCGCGGAGACCACCGGGTCCGAGGCCAAACCGGGTGAGTAG
- the ilvD gene encoding dihydroxy-acid dehydratase, giving the protein MPHLRSRTTTHGRNAAGARSLWRATGMTDSDFGKPIVAIANSYTQFVPGHVHLKDLGEIVAEAVKEAGGIAREFHTIAVDDGIAMGHSGMLYSLPSREIIADSVEYMVNAHQADALVCISNCDKITPGMLNAAMRLNIPTVFVSGGPMEAGKAVVVGGVAQAPTDLITAISASANSEVDEDGLAEVERSACPTCGSCSGMFTANSMNCLTEALGLSLPGNGSTLATHAARRDLFAGAGRTVVELCKRWYVSEGPGDESVLPRSIATKAAFENAMALDMAMGGSTNTVLHILAAAQEGEVDFTISEIDEIGRRVPCLSKVAPNSDYHMEDVHRAGGIPAILGELHRGGLLNTGVHSVHSPDIDSWLNEWDVRAESPSEKALELFHAAPGGVRTTKAFSTENRWSSLDTDAAGGCIRDVEHAYTKDGGLAILRGNLAENGAVIKAAGIDEDLWHFQGPARVLESQEEAVSAILKKEIQPGEVLVIRYEGPAGGPGMQEMLHPTAFLKGSGLGKKCALITDGRFSGGSSGISVGHISPEAAAGGLIALVENGDQIVLDIHERRLELLVEPEILAERRSKMEVSERPWQPKDRQRPITAALRAYARMATSADTGAVRDPNK; this is encoded by the coding sequence GTGCCGCACCTCCGTTCCCGGACCACCACCCACGGCCGCAACGCGGCGGGCGCGCGCTCGCTGTGGCGCGCGACCGGGATGACCGACAGCGACTTCGGCAAGCCGATCGTCGCCATCGCGAACTCCTACACGCAGTTCGTGCCGGGCCATGTGCACCTCAAGGACCTCGGCGAGATCGTCGCGGAGGCGGTCAAGGAGGCGGGCGGCATCGCCCGCGAGTTCCACACGATCGCCGTCGACGACGGCATCGCGATGGGCCACTCCGGCATGCTCTACTCGCTGCCCTCGCGCGAGATCATCGCGGACTCCGTGGAGTACATGGTCAACGCGCACCAGGCCGACGCGCTGGTGTGCATCTCCAACTGCGACAAGATCACGCCGGGCATGCTGAACGCCGCCATGCGGCTGAACATCCCGACCGTGTTCGTCTCCGGCGGGCCGATGGAGGCGGGCAAGGCCGTGGTCGTCGGCGGGGTCGCGCAGGCGCCGACCGACCTGATCACCGCCATCTCCGCGTCCGCGAACAGCGAGGTGGACGAGGACGGCCTTGCGGAGGTCGAGCGCTCGGCCTGCCCGACTTGCGGCTCCTGCTCCGGCATGTTCACCGCGAACTCGATGAACTGCCTCACCGAGGCGCTCGGCCTTTCGTTGCCGGGCAACGGTTCCACGCTGGCCACGCACGCCGCGCGGCGCGACCTGTTCGCCGGCGCCGGCCGTACCGTGGTCGAGCTGTGCAAGCGCTGGTACGTGTCCGAAGGTCCAGGCGACGAGTCGGTTTTACCGCGCTCGATCGCCACCAAGGCGGCGTTCGAGAACGCGATGGCGCTGGACATGGCGATGGGCGGCTCGACCAACACCGTCCTGCACATCCTCGCGGCCGCCCAGGAGGGCGAGGTCGACTTCACCATCAGCGAGATCGACGAGATCGGCCGCCGCGTGCCGTGCCTGTCGAAGGTGGCGCCGAACTCCGATTACCACATGGAGGACGTGCACCGTGCGGGCGGAATTCCGGCCATCCTCGGCGAGCTGCACCGCGGCGGGCTGCTGAACACCGGCGTCCACTCGGTGCACTCCCCCGACATCGACTCGTGGCTGAACGAGTGGGACGTTCGCGCCGAGTCCCCGTCGGAGAAGGCGCTGGAGCTGTTCCACGCGGCACCCGGCGGCGTGCGGACCACCAAGGCGTTCTCCACGGAGAACCGCTGGTCTTCGCTGGACACCGACGCCGCGGGCGGCTGCATCCGCGACGTCGAGCACGCGTACACCAAGGACGGCGGCCTGGCCATCCTGCGCGGCAACCTCGCCGAGAACGGCGCGGTGATCAAGGCCGCGGGCATCGACGAGGACCTCTGGCACTTCCAGGGGCCGGCGCGGGTGCTGGAAAGCCAGGAAGAGGCCGTTTCGGCGATCCTCAAGAAGGAGATCCAGCCCGGCGAGGTGCTGGTGATCCGGTACGAGGGTCCCGCCGGCGGCCCCGGCATGCAGGAGATGCTGCACCCGACGGCGTTCCTCAAGGGCTCGGGCCTCGGCAAGAAGTGCGCGCTGATCACCGACGGCCGGTTCTCCGGCGGCTCCTCGGGCATCTCCGTCGGCCACATCTCCCCGGAGGCGGCCGCGGGCGGCCTGATCGCGTTGGTCGAAAACGGCGACCAGATCGTCCTCGACATCCACGAACGCCGCCTGGAACTCCTGGTCGAGCCGGAGATCCTGGCTGAGCGCAGGTCGAAGATGGAAGTCTCCGAACGGCCGTGGCAGCCGAAGGACCGCCAGCGCCCGATCACGGCGGCGCTGCGCGCGTACGCCCGGATGGCCACCTCCGCGGACACGGGCGCGGTGCGCGACCCGAACAAGTGA
- the ilvC gene encoding ketol-acid reductoisomerase, with translation MAVEIFYDDDADLSIIQGRKVAVIGYGSQGHAHSLSLRDSGVDVRIGLQEGSKSRAKAEEQGLRVLSVAEASAEADVIMILAPDTKQRYIYEEHIAPNLKDGDAIFFGHGFNIRYDLIKPPGNVDVAMVAPKGPGHLVRRQFVDGKGVPCLIAVEQDATGGAQALALSYAAAIGGARAGVIKTTFTEETETDLFGEQAVLCGGASALVQTGFEVLTEAGYAPEIAYFEVLHELKLIVDLMYEGGIARQRYSISDTAEYGDLTRGPRVISPAVKQEMKKILGEIQDGTFAREWVAEDEAGRPNFTKLEEQGNQHPIEATGKKLRDLMSWVDRPITETA, from the coding sequence ATGGCAGTGGAAATCTTCTACGACGACGACGCCGACCTCTCGATCATCCAGGGTCGCAAGGTCGCCGTGATCGGCTACGGCAGCCAGGGCCACGCCCACTCGCTGAGCCTGCGCGACTCCGGCGTCGACGTCCGCATCGGCCTGCAGGAGGGTTCCAAGTCCCGGGCGAAAGCCGAGGAGCAGGGGCTGCGGGTGCTCTCGGTCGCCGAGGCGTCCGCCGAGGCGGACGTGATCATGATCCTCGCGCCGGACACCAAGCAGCGCTACATCTACGAAGAGCACATCGCGCCGAACCTGAAGGACGGCGACGCGATCTTCTTCGGCCACGGCTTCAACATCCGCTACGACCTGATCAAGCCGCCGGGCAACGTGGACGTCGCCATGGTCGCGCCGAAGGGCCCGGGCCACCTGGTCCGCCGCCAGTTCGTCGACGGCAAGGGCGTGCCCTGCCTGATCGCGGTCGAGCAGGACGCCACGGGCGGCGCGCAGGCGCTCGCGCTCTCCTACGCCGCGGCCATCGGCGGCGCGCGGGCGGGCGTCATCAAGACGACCTTCACCGAGGAGACCGAGACCGACCTCTTCGGCGAGCAGGCCGTGCTCTGCGGTGGCGCTTCCGCGCTGGTGCAGACCGGTTTCGAGGTGCTCACCGAGGCGGGCTACGCCCCGGAGATCGCCTACTTCGAGGTGCTGCACGAGCTCAAGCTGATCGTCGACCTCATGTACGAGGGCGGCATCGCGCGCCAGCGCTACTCCATCTCCGACACGGCCGAGTACGGCGACCTCACCCGCGGCCCGCGCGTGATCTCGCCCGCGGTCAAGCAGGAGATGAAGAAGATCCTGGGCGAGATCCAGGACGGCACCTTCGCCCGCGAGTGGGTGGCCGAGGACGAGGCCGGCCGGCCGAACTTCACCAAGCTCGAGGAGCAGGGCAACCAGCACCCGATCGAGGCGACCGGCAAGAAGCTGCGCGACCTGATGTCGTGGGTGGACCGGCCGATCACCGAGACCGCCTGA
- a CDS encoding acetolactate synthase large subunit, protein MTSATSRSDAKPGPSTPGVPGARPKPAPPAGTPVRVTGAQSLVRSLEAVGAEIVFGIPGGTILPAYDPLLDSTKVRHILVRHEQGAGHAATGYAQATGKVGVCMATSGPGATNLVTPLADANMDSVPIVAITGQQSRSLIGTDAFQEADICGITMPITKHNFLVTDPAEIPRAIAEAFHLASTGRPGPVLVDIPKDVLQEMTSFSWPTELRLPGYRPTLRPHGKQVREAAKLIAQAHRPVLYVGGGVIKAEASEQLLELAELTGIPVATTLMARGAFPDSHRQHVGMPGMHGAVAAVASMQRADLLIALGARFDDRVTGQLSSFAPEAKVVHADIDPAEISKNRKADVPIVGDCKEIIGELITAVQAEFDAGHRPDLADWWTQVESWRADYPAGYEWPDDGSLSPQYVIERIGELVGPDAVFAAGVGQHQMWAAQFIKYENPRTWINSGGLGTMGYAVPAAMGAQFGLPGTPVWAIDGDGCFQMTNQELATCAIEGAPIKVAVINNGNLGMVRQWQNLFYSERYSNTDLGTHKHRIPDFTLLAEALGCAGLRCEAKEDVDATIRRAMEINDRPVVIDFVVGKDAQVWPMVAAGTGNDEIMSVRGIRPLFDDDDVSQEVAEAATAAEGEDR, encoded by the coding sequence ATGACCAGTGCCACGTCGCGCAGCGACGCGAAGCCCGGGCCCAGCACGCCCGGTGTCCCAGGAGCACGTCCGAAGCCGGCGCCGCCGGCGGGAACCCCGGTAAGGGTCACGGGCGCCCAGTCGCTCGTGCGCTCGCTCGAGGCGGTCGGCGCCGAGATCGTCTTCGGCATCCCCGGCGGAACGATCCTCCCCGCGTACGACCCGTTGCTCGATTCCACGAAGGTCCGCCACATCCTCGTCCGGCACGAGCAGGGCGCCGGGCACGCCGCCACCGGCTACGCCCAGGCGACCGGCAAGGTCGGCGTCTGCATGGCGACGTCGGGCCCCGGCGCCACCAACCTGGTCACCCCGCTGGCCGACGCGAACATGGACTCGGTCCCGATCGTCGCCATCACGGGGCAGCAGAGCCGTTCGCTGATCGGCACGGACGCGTTCCAGGAAGCCGACATCTGCGGCATCACCATGCCGATCACCAAGCACAACTTCCTCGTCACCGACCCGGCGGAGATCCCGCGGGCCATCGCCGAGGCGTTCCACCTGGCGTCGACGGGCCGGCCCGGCCCGGTGCTGGTGGACATCCCCAAGGACGTGCTCCAGGAGATGACCTCGTTCTCCTGGCCCACGGAGCTGCGGTTGCCGGGTTACCGCCCGACGCTGCGGCCGCACGGCAAGCAGGTCCGCGAAGCGGCGAAGCTGATCGCGCAGGCCCACCGGCCGGTGCTGTACGTCGGCGGCGGCGTGATCAAGGCGGAGGCCTCCGAGCAGCTGCTGGAGCTGGCCGAGCTGACCGGCATCCCGGTCGCGACCACGCTGATGGCGCGCGGCGCGTTCCCGGACTCGCACCGTCAGCACGTCGGCATGCCCGGCATGCACGGCGCGGTCGCGGCCGTCGCTTCGATGCAGCGGGCCGACCTGCTGATCGCGCTCGGCGCCCGCTTCGACGACCGCGTCACCGGGCAGCTCTCGTCGTTCGCGCCCGAGGCGAAGGTCGTCCACGCCGACATCGACCCGGCGGAGATCTCCAAGAACCGCAAGGCCGACGTGCCGATCGTGGGCGACTGCAAGGAGATCATCGGCGAGCTGATCACCGCGGTGCAGGCCGAGTTCGACGCCGGCCACCGGCCCGACCTCGCCGACTGGTGGACGCAGGTCGAGTCGTGGCGGGCCGACTACCCGGCCGGCTACGAGTGGCCCGACGACGGCTCGCTGTCGCCGCAGTACGTCATCGAGCGGATCGGCGAGCTGGTCGGCCCGGACGCGGTGTTCGCCGCGGGCGTCGGCCAGCACCAGATGTGGGCCGCGCAGTTCATCAAGTATGAGAACCCGCGCACCTGGATCAACTCCGGCGGCCTCGGCACCATGGGCTACGCCGTCCCGGCCGCGATGGGCGCGCAGTTCGGCCTGCCCGGCACGCCGGTGTGGGCGATCGACGGCGACGGCTGTTTCCAGATGACCAACCAGGAACTGGCCACCTGCGCCATCGAGGGCGCGCCGATCAAGGTGGCCGTGATCAACAACGGCAACCTCGGCATGGTCCGGCAGTGGCAGAACCTGTTCTATTCCGAGCGGTACTCGAACACCGACCTCGGCACGCACAAGCACCGCATCCCGGACTTCACGCTGCTGGCCGAGGCGCTCGGCTGCGCCGGCCTGCGCTGCGAGGCCAAGGAGGACGTCGACGCCACCATCCGCCGCGCGATGGAGATCAACGACCGTCCCGTCGTGATCGACTTCGTCGTGGGGAAGGATGCCCAGGTGTGGCCGATGGTGGCCGCGGGCACCGGGAACGACGAGATCATGTCGGTCCGCGGGATCCGGCCGCTGTTCGACGACGACGACGTTTCGCAGGAAGTGGCCGAGGCCGCCACCGCCGCGGAAGGAGAAGACCGATGA
- the ilvN gene encoding acetolactate synthase small subunit: MTVHTLSVLVENKPGVLARVSGLFSRRGFNIESLAVGPTENPEVSRMTIVVAVEELPLEQVTKQLNKLVNVIKIVELEQSTAVQRELLLVKVRADNTVRSQVLETVQLFRAKVVDVSPEALTVEATGTSDKIGALLRMLEPYGIRELVQSGMVAVGRGARSITATSPR, encoded by the coding sequence ATGACCGTCCACACGCTCAGCGTGCTGGTCGAGAACAAGCCCGGTGTGCTCGCCCGGGTCTCCGGACTGTTCTCCCGCCGCGGCTTCAACATCGAGTCCCTCGCCGTCGGGCCCACGGAGAACCCCGAGGTGTCCCGCATGACGATCGTGGTCGCCGTTGAAGAGCTACCGCTCGAACAGGTGACCAAGCAGCTCAACAAGCTGGTGAACGTGATCAAGATCGTGGAGCTGGAGCAGTCCACGGCGGTGCAGCGCGAACTGCTGCTCGTGAAGGTCCGGGCCGACAACACCGTGCGCAGCCAGGTGCTCGAGACCGTCCAGCTCTTCCGTGCCAAGGTGGTGGACGTGTCGCCGGAGGCGCTCACGGTCGAGGCGACCGGGACCTCGGACAAGATCGGCGCGCTGCTGCGGATGCTCGAGCCCTACGGCATCCGGGAGCTCGTGCAGTCCGGGATGGTCGCGGTCGGGCGCGGGGCCCGCTCGATCACCGCCACCTCGCCCCGCTGA
- a CDS encoding 2-hydroxyacid dehydrogenase, which produces MTVTVLVPDDEGVAALSEVPLVQAVRYQWGDPVPTEAAKAEVLIPGRHPAGDELWRELPNLRLIQLLTAGADDWIGKVPEGVLLSTCRGAHGGSMAEWVVAVLLSMYRQLDVFAEAHRQTRWTRLSADTLQGKHVLIVGAGDLGRQLRRRLEPFDARCTMVGMSARDGVHGVQELPELLPAHDVVVLMVPLTSRTRGMVDAEFLAAMRDGAVLVNAARGPVVVTDALVAELTAGRLRAALDVTDPEPLPPGHPLWTAQGLLLTPHIGGTVSGGRSRSYAVAAAEIARYAGGELPDNLVHGEY; this is translated from the coding sequence ATGACCGTAACCGTGCTGGTCCCCGATGACGAGGGCGTCGCCGCGCTCTCGGAGGTCCCGCTCGTGCAGGCCGTGCGCTACCAATGGGGCGATCCGGTACCGACGGAGGCCGCGAAGGCGGAGGTGCTCATCCCCGGCCGTCACCCCGCGGGCGACGAATTGTGGCGCGAACTGCCGAATCTCCGGCTGATCCAGCTGCTGACCGCGGGCGCCGACGACTGGATCGGCAAAGTCCCCGAAGGCGTTCTGCTCTCGACGTGCCGTGGCGCGCACGGCGGCAGCATGGCCGAATGGGTCGTCGCCGTGCTGCTGTCGATGTACCGGCAGCTGGATGTGTTCGCGGAGGCGCACCGGCAAACGCGCTGGACGCGCTTGTCGGCCGACACGTTGCAGGGCAAGCACGTGCTCATCGTCGGCGCCGGCGATCTCGGCCGGCAGCTGCGCCGGCGGCTCGAACCGTTCGACGCGCGCTGCACCATGGTCGGCATGTCCGCGCGCGACGGGGTACACGGCGTCCAGGAACTGCCTGAACTGTTGCCGGCGCACGATGTCGTGGTGCTGATGGTCCCCCTCACGTCCCGCACGCGCGGCATGGTCGACGCCGAGTTCCTGGCCGCGATGCGGGACGGCGCGGTACTGGTCAACGCCGCGCGCGGCCCCGTCGTGGTCACCGACGCGCTGGTCGCCGAGCTGACTGCGGGACGCCTGCGCGCCGCACTCGACGTCACCGACCCCGAACCGCTGCCGCCGGGCCACCCCCTGTGGACGGCGCAGGGCCTGCTGCTGACACCCCACATCGGCGGGACGGTGAGCGGTGGCCGTAGCCGCTCGTACGCCGTCGCCGCGGCCGAGATCGCTCGGTATGCCGGGGGCGAGTTGCCGGACAACCTGGTGCACGGGGAGTACTGA
- a CDS encoding DUF397 domain-containing protein, which yields MSDQPVDDKAHIRHELDLTAAEWIPGEQEGVTLENRLEVAFVPHTDGVTYVALRHSIEPDGLKMVFTPSEWDAFVKGVEDGEFDLPGDLPK from the coding sequence ATGAGTGATCAGCCGGTCGATGACAAGGCGCACATCCGGCACGAGCTGGACCTGACCGCCGCCGAGTGGATCCCGGGCGAGCAGGAAGGCGTCACGCTCGAGAACCGCCTCGAAGTCGCCTTCGTGCCGCACACCGATGGCGTCACCTATGTGGCCTTGAGGCACTCGATCGAGCCGGACGGGCTCAAGATGGTGTTCACGCCTTCGGAATGGGACGCGTTCGTGAAGGGCGTCGAGGACGGCGAGTTCGACCTGCCTGGGGATCTCCCGAAATAG
- the gatB gene encoding Asp-tRNA(Asn)/Glu-tRNA(Gln) amidotransferase subunit GatB, with amino-acid sequence MTAVAELMDYADVVERFDPVLGLEVHVELSTNTKMFCGCVNEFGGEPNTKTCPTCLGLPGSLPVVNGKGVESAIRIGLALNCEIAEWCRFARKNYFYPDQPKNFQTSQYDEPIAFNGYLDVTLDDGEVVRVEIERAHMEEDTGKSLHVGGATGRIHGADYSLLDYNRAGVPLIEIVTKPIEGTGARAPEVARAYVSALRDLLSALDVSDVRMDQGSLRCDANVSLMAKDATEFGTRTETKNVNSLRSVERAVRYEMTRQAAILAGGGSIRQETRHFQEADGTTSGGRIKETAEDYRYFPEPDLVPIAPSREWVEQLRATLPEMPSERRKRIQTEWSLSDEALRDLLNVGAVDLVAATVEAGASPDEARGWWVNTLAQEANSREVELAELAITPAQVAEVVGLVSSGELTNKLAKEVVQGVLAGEGSPREVVEKRGLKVVSDDSALLVAVDEALAAQPDIAEKIRGGKVAAAGAIVGAVMKATKGQADAKRVRELIIERVGS; translated from the coding sequence GTGACTGCCGTGGCCGAGTTGATGGACTACGCCGACGTCGTCGAGCGGTTCGACCCGGTGCTCGGGCTCGAGGTCCACGTGGAGCTCAGCACGAACACGAAGATGTTCTGCGGCTGCGTCAACGAGTTCGGCGGCGAGCCGAACACGAAGACCTGCCCGACCTGCCTCGGCCTGCCCGGCTCGCTGCCGGTCGTGAACGGCAAGGGCGTGGAGAGCGCGATCCGCATCGGCCTCGCGCTCAACTGCGAGATCGCCGAGTGGTGCCGGTTCGCCCGGAAGAACTACTTCTACCCGGACCAGCCGAAGAACTTCCAGACCTCCCAGTACGACGAGCCGATCGCCTTCAACGGCTACCTCGACGTCACGCTGGACGACGGCGAGGTCGTGCGCGTGGAGATCGAGCGCGCGCACATGGAGGAGGACACCGGCAAGTCGCTGCACGTGGGTGGCGCGACCGGCCGGATCCACGGCGCGGACTATTCGCTGCTGGACTACAACCGCGCGGGCGTGCCGCTGATCGAGATCGTCACCAAGCCGATCGAGGGCACCGGCGCGCGGGCGCCCGAGGTCGCGCGGGCGTACGTCAGCGCGCTGCGGGACCTGCTGAGCGCGCTCGACGTGTCCGACGTCCGGATGGACCAGGGCTCGCTCCGCTGCGACGCGAACGTGTCGCTGATGGCCAAGGACGCCACCGAGTTCGGCACGCGGACCGAGACGAAAAACGTCAACTCGCTGCGCAGCGTCGAGCGCGCGGTGCGGTACGAGATGACGCGCCAGGCGGCCATCCTCGCCGGCGGCGGCTCGATCCGGCAGGAGACGCGGCACTTCCAGGAGGCGGACGGCACCACGTCCGGCGGGCGCATCAAGGAGACCGCGGAGGACTACCGGTACTTCCCGGAGCCCGACCTGGTGCCGATCGCCCCGTCGCGCGAATGGGTCGAGCAGCTGCGCGCGACGCTGCCGGAGATGCCGTCCGAGCGGCGCAAGCGCATCCAGACCGAGTGGAGCCTGTCCGACGAGGCGCTGCGCGACCTGCTGAACGTGGGCGCCGTCGACCTCGTCGCGGCCACGGTCGAAGCCGGCGCGTCGCCGGACGAGGCCCGCGGCTGGTGGGTGAACACGCTCGCCCAGGAGGCCAACTCGCGTGAGGTGGAGCTGGCCGAACTGGCGATCACGCCGGCGCAGGTGGCCGAGGTCGTCGGGCTGGTGTCCTCCGGCGAGCTGACGAACAAGCTCGCCAAGGAGGTCGTCCAGGGCGTCCTCGCGGGTGAGGGCTCGCCGCGTGAGGTCGTGGAGAAGCGTGGGCTGAAGGTCGTCTCCGACGACTCCGCACTGCTCGTTGCCGTGGACGAGGCGCTGGCCGCGCAACCGGACATCGCGGAGAAGATCCGCGGCGGCAAGGTCGCGGCCGCGGGCGCGATCGTCGGCGCGGTCATGAAGGCGACCAAGGGCCAGGCCGACGCCAAGCGCGTCCGCGAGCTGATCATCGAGCGCGTCGGTTCCTGA
- a CDS encoding DoxX family protein, translated as MTSQGDDYQTSLLSGVEDSSGDATDEPRQAGLGLGLLVLRLGLGVIMGAHGLQHLFGAFGGPGVGGFAHVLEMFGYHKQTTLLSWITGVTEVAGGALVLVGLFTPLAAAGLLGVAANVVYAKFHGGFFVGDGKGFEFELLLGLVALALVFTGAGRISLERNTPWRKRPLPLGLVSLLLAAAASVVVIVLTR; from the coding sequence GTGACCAGTCAAGGGGATGACTACCAGACCAGTCTGCTGTCCGGCGTGGAGGATTCCAGCGGCGACGCCACCGACGAGCCGCGCCAGGCCGGGCTTGGCCTGGGCCTGCTGGTCCTGAGGCTCGGGCTGGGCGTGATCATGGGCGCGCACGGGCTGCAGCACCTGTTCGGCGCGTTCGGCGGGCCCGGGGTCGGCGGCTTCGCGCACGTGCTGGAGATGTTCGGCTACCACAAACAGACCACGCTGCTTTCGTGGATCACCGGGGTCACCGAGGTGGCGGGCGGGGCGCTGGTGCTCGTCGGCCTGTTCACGCCGCTCGCGGCCGCCGGGCTGCTCGGCGTGGCGGCCAACGTGGTCTACGCGAAGTTCCACGGCGGCTTCTTCGTGGGCGACGGCAAGGGGTTCGAGTTCGAGCTGCTGCTCGGCCTCGTCGCGCTGGCGCTGGTCTTCACCGGCGCCGGCCGAATCTCGTTGGAGCGGAACACTCCGTGGCGGAAACGGCCGTTGCCACTGGGGCTCGTTTCGCTGCTTCTCGCCGCGGCGGCGTCCGTCGTGGTCATCGTCCTGACTCGCTGA